The following coding sequences lie in one Arachis ipaensis cultivar K30076 chromosome B05, Araip1.1, whole genome shotgun sequence genomic window:
- the LOC107642453 gene encoding calvin cycle protein CP12-1, chloroplastic: MTTISGVTFSSPTRVIAKGVQTPLKTQTIKFSPIFKLNQRWPGLIGSGRPSSIQPVHAAPDKISEKVEKSIKDAEETCTDNPTSNECAAAWDEVEELSAAASHARDKKKESDPLENYCKDNPETDECRTYDN, from the coding sequence ATGACAACAATTTCTGGTGTGACCTTCTCAAGTCCTACTAGAGTAATTGCCAAGGGAGTACAGACGCCTCTAAAGACTCAAACCATCAAGTTCTCACCCATATTCAAGCTCAATCAGAGGTGGCCTGGTTTAATTGGGTCAGGCCGACCATCTTCGATCCAACCGGTTCATGCGGCCCCAGATAAAATATCAGAAAAGGTAGAGAAGAGCATAAAGGATGCCGAGGAGACATGCACCGATAACCCGACCAGCAACGAGTGTGCGGCTGCTTGGGATGAGGTAGAGGAGCTGAGCGCGGCGGCGAGCCATGCGAGAGATAAGAAGAAAGAATCGGATCCACTTGAAAACTACTGCAAGGATAACCCAGAAACTGATGAATGCCGCACCTATGATAATTGA
- the LOC107642454 gene encoding abscisic acid 8'-hydroxylase 3, with amino-acid sequence MELSTMLCILASLLSIVLFRIFMKPYFASKRRYLPLPPGSMGWPYIGETFQMYSQDPNVFFADKIKRYGSMFKSNILGCPCVMISSPEAAKFVLNKAQLFKPTFPASKERMLGKQAIFFHQGEYHANLRRLVLRTVMPEAIKNIITDIESIAQHSLTSCQGRLITTFLEMKTYTFNVALLSIFGKDEIHYREDLKRCYYRLEKGYNSMPINLPGTLFNKAMKARKEIAKIVGEIILNRREKKKEHRDLLGSFMEEKAGLTDEQITDNIIGVIFAARDTTATVLTWIVKYLGENPTVLQAVTEEQESIVKRKEESGDEKGLNWEDTKKMPITSRVIQETLRVASILSFTFREAVEDVEYQGYLIPKGWKVLPLFRNIHHSPNHFKEPEKFDPSRFEVSPKANTFMPFGSGIHMCPGNELAKLEILVLLHHLTTKYRWSVLGAKNGIQYGPFAMPKNGLPITLYPKK; translated from the exons ATGGAACTAAGTACCATGTTATGCATCTTGGCTTCTTTGCTCTCCATTGTTCTATTTAGAATCTTCATGAAACCCTATTTTGCTTCCAAACGAAGATACTTGCCACTCCCACCTGGCTCCATGGGTTGGCCATACATAGGTGAAACTTTTCAAATGTATTCTCAAGACCCAAATGTTTTCTTTGCCGACAAAATCAAAAG GTATGGTTCTATGTTCAAGTCCAACATTTTGGGGTGTCCATGTGTTATGATTTCGAGCCCAGAGGCAGCGAAATTTGTTCTAAACAAAGCTCAATTGTTCAAGCCAACGTTCCCGGCGAGCAAAGAGAGGATGTTAGGGAAGCAAGCAATTTTCTTCCATCAAGGAGAGTACCATGCTAACTTGAGGAGGCTTGTTCTTCGAACCGTCATGCCTGAAGCCATCAAGAACATCATAACCGACATTGAATCCATTGCCCAACATTCCCTCACCTCTTGCCAAGGACGTTTGATCACTACTTTCCTTGAAATGAAAACA TACACCTTCAACGTTGCCCTGCTTTCAATCTTTGGCAAGGACGAAATCCACTACAGAGAGGATCTAAAACGGTGCTACTACAGACTCGAAAAAGGGTACAATTCAATGCCAATTAACCTTCCAGGGACGCTGTTCAACAAAGCAATGAAAGCAAGGAAGGAAATAGCGAAGATCGTGGGTGAGATAATATTGAataggagagagaagaagaaagaacacAGAGACTTGCTTGGTTCATTCATGGAGGAGAAGGCTGGACTCACCGACGAGCAAATAACAGATAACATAATTGGAGTTATTTTTGCAGCTCGTGATACCACAGCTACTGTGCTGACGTGGATTGTGAAGTACCTTGGTGAAAATCCCACTGTCCTTCAAGCTGTCACA GAGGAGCAAGAGTCCATAGTGAAGAGAAAGGAAGAAAGTGGTGATGAGAAGGGTCTGAATTGGGAAGATACCAAGAAGATGCCAATAACTTCAAGGGTCATACAAGAGACTCTAAGAGTTGCATCTATTTTGTCTTTTACTTTTAGAGAAGCAGTTGAAGATGTGGAATATCAAG GGTATCTTATACCAAAAGGTTGGAAAGTGTTACCCCTCTTCAGAAACATACACCACAGCCCTAATCATTTCAAAGAACCAGAGAAGTTTGATCCTTCAAGATTTGAG GTTTCTCCAAAAGCCAATACCTTTATGCCATTTGGCAGTGGGATCCACATGTGTCCTGGGAATGAATTGGCCAAGTTAGAGATCTTGGTGCTTCTACATCATCTCACCACAAAGTACAG GTGGTCTGTTTTAGGTGCAAAGAATGGGATTCAATATGGTCCTTTTGCAATGCCCAAAAATGGGTTACCCATAACCTTATATCCCAAGAAGTAG